A window of Rhodospirillales bacterium genomic DNA:
CGCCCGCGCGCTATATCTTAACCCATGTCCGCGACCGAAACCGCCCCCGGGGCGCCGGCCACCCTCGTCGGCCTCTCGCGCGAGGAATTGCGCGAAGCGCTCGCGCGCCTGGGCGAGCCCGCGTTCCGCGCCGACCAACTCTGGCATTGGATCTACCATCGCGGCGCGACCGATTTCGCGCGCATGACCACGCTCGCCAAGAGCTTGCGCGAAAAACTCGCCGCGACCCACCGCGTCGGCCGGCCGGAGGTGGCGCGCGATCTGCGCTCGGCGGACCATACGCGCAAGTGGCTGCTCCGGTTCGAGGACGGCAACGAGGCCGAGACGGTGCTGATCCCGGAAGACGACCGCGGCGCGCTCTGCGTCTCGTCACAGGTCGGCTGCACGCTAAGCTGTTCCTTCTGCCATACCGGCACGCAAAAACTGGTGCGCAACCTGACCGCGGCGGAAATCGTCGGCCAGGTGCTTGTCGCGCGCGATCGCATCGGCGAATGGCCCGCGCCCCGAGAGGGGCGCCTCTTGTCCAACATCGTCCTGATGGGTATGGGCGAGCCGCTGTTCAACTACGACAACGTGGCGAAGGCCCTGAAGATCGTCATGGACGGCGAGGGTATCGCCATCTCCAAGCGCCGGATCACGCTCTCGACCGCTGGGGTCGCGCCGACCATCGGCCGGGTCTGGCGCGAGCTCGGCGTCAAGCTCGCGGTCAGCCTGCACGCGGCCCGCGACGAATTGCGCGACGAATTGGTGCCGATCAACCGCAAATACCCGTTGAAGGAATTGTTCAGGGCGCTTCGGGAGTATCCGGCCGACAATGCGCGGCGCATCACCTTCGAATACGTGATGCTGAAGGGCGTCAACGATTCGGCCGCCGACGCGAAGGAATTGATCCGGCTGGTGCGCGGCCTGCCCGCCAAGTTCAACTTGATTCCGTTCAACCTGTGGCCGGGCGCTCGTTACGAATGTTCCGACGCCGCCGTCATGACCCGCTTCGCCGGGCTGCTCAACCAAGCCGGCTATTCGGCGCCGAT
This region includes:
- the rlmN gene encoding 23S rRNA (adenine(2503)-C(2))-methyltransferase RlmN; this encodes MSATETAPGAPATLVGLSREELREALARLGEPAFRADQLWHWIYHRGATDFARMTTLAKSLREKLAATHRVGRPEVARDLRSADHTRKWLLRFEDGNEAETVLIPEDDRGALCVSSQVGCTLSCSFCHTGTQKLVRNLTAAEIVGQVLVARDRIGEWPAPREGRLLSNIVLMGMGEPLFNYDNVAKALKIVMDGEGIAISKRRITLSTAGVAPTIGRVWRELGVKLAVSLHAARDELRDELVPINRKYPLKELFRALREYPADNARRITFEYVMLKGVNDSAADAKELIRLVRGLPAKFNLIPFNLWPGARYECSDAAVMTRFAGLLNQAGYSAPIREPRGRDILAACGQLRSDSIRARRPRSEPTIAANP